One Sediminibacillus dalangtanensis genomic region harbors:
- the ilvE gene encoding branched-chain-amino-acid transaminase produces the protein MSSQWIFLSGEFVKKEEAVVSVYDHGFLYGDGVFEGIRTYDGNIFKLEEHLQRLYESARSILLEVPYTKEELTQIIVETIRKNQLEDAYIRVVVSRGSGNLGLDPSNCSQPRLVVIAEALALFPKELYERGLRVGSVASRRNRPDVLSPQIKSLNYLNNILVKLEANQAGVDEALMLNDQGYVTEGSADNVFVVKNGTIFTPPVYLGALEGITRNAIIDLAKETGYTVKETPFTRHDVYVADEVFLTGTAVEVIAVVEVDGRKIDDGRPGKITNQLLKEFRKVVTNDGVKCYPDLNNKAVVS, from the coding sequence ATGAGTAGTCAATGGATATTTCTAAGTGGCGAATTCGTAAAAAAAGAAGAAGCGGTTGTTTCCGTCTATGACCATGGATTTCTATATGGAGACGGGGTATTTGAAGGAATCCGGACTTACGACGGGAATATATTCAAACTTGAGGAGCATCTACAAAGGCTTTATGAATCTGCCCGTTCCATCCTGTTGGAAGTACCATACACCAAGGAGGAGCTGACACAGATTATTGTTGAAACCATCCGTAAAAATCAGCTGGAAGATGCTTATATCCGTGTGGTTGTATCTCGGGGTTCCGGCAATCTGGGCTTAGATCCATCAAACTGCTCACAACCGCGGCTGGTAGTTATCGCGGAAGCTCTCGCTCTTTTTCCAAAAGAACTCTATGAGCGCGGCCTTCGAGTCGGCTCAGTCGCCAGCCGTAGGAACCGGCCGGATGTCCTTAGCCCCCAAATTAAATCATTAAATTATTTAAACAATATTCTTGTGAAGCTGGAAGCGAACCAGGCAGGTGTCGATGAAGCGCTTATGCTTAACGATCAGGGCTATGTGACAGAAGGTTCCGCAGATAATGTTTTTGTCGTCAAAAATGGAACCATCTTCACCCCTCCTGTCTATCTTGGAGCATTAGAAGGAATTACTCGCAATGCCATCATTGATTTGGCGAAGGAAACTGGATACACAGTCAAGGAAACACCTTTCACCAGACATGATGTCTATGTAGCAGATGAAGTATTTTTGACTGGTACCGCGGTGGAAGTCATTGCTGTCGTTGAAGTGGATGGCAGGAAAATCGATGACGGCAGGCCAGGAAAAATAACCAATCAGTTACTAAAAGAATTCCGGAAGGTAGTCACCAATGACGGCGTCAAGTGTTACCCTGATTTAAACAATAAAGCAGTAGTCAGTTAG
- a CDS encoding cold-shock protein encodes MAQGKVKWFNADKGFGFIEVEGQDDVFVHFSAIQEEGFKTLEEGQEVTFDVEEGNRGPQAANVVKN; translated from the coding sequence ATGGCACAAGGAAAAGTAAAATGGTTTAACGCAGACAAAGGTTTCGGTTTTATCGAAGTAGAAGGACAAGACGATGTATTCGTTCATTTCTCTGCTATTCAAGAAGAAGGTTTCAAAACACTTGAAGAAGGTCAAGAAGTGACTTTTGATGTTGAAGAAGGAAACCGTGGACCACAAGCAGCTAACGTTGTAAAAAACTAA
- a CDS encoding DUF6884 domain-containing protein, with product MEPLCIIPCGKKKIWDKQADVGPVAAREAYIGTFHRLCETYADHFKLDWVVLSAKHGFLLPKDIVPENYDLTFNQKSDQIVTGDFLANQVKNKRLDIFSRIIVLTGRKYKPFISAAFSSTNPEIAYPLEGCKGIGQMQQRLKTAVANDTPIHPGY from the coding sequence ATGGAACCGTTATGTATTATACCTTGCGGAAAGAAAAAAATTTGGGATAAACAGGCAGATGTCGGTCCTGTTGCGGCACGAGAAGCATATATCGGTACATTCCACCGTTTGTGTGAAACGTACGCAGATCATTTTAAATTGGATTGGGTTGTTTTGTCTGCGAAACACGGGTTCCTGCTTCCGAAGGATATCGTACCGGAAAATTATGATCTTACATTCAATCAGAAAAGTGACCAAATCGTTACAGGGGACTTCTTGGCAAACCAGGTAAAAAACAAGCGCCTTGATATTTTTTCTCGAATTATCGTCCTTACTGGAAGAAAGTACAAGCCGTTTATTTCTGCTGCTTTTTCTTCAACGAATCCAGAGATAGCTTATCCGCTGGAAGGCTGCAAAGGAATTGGGCAAATGCAGCAGCGATTAAAAACGGCAGTGGCTAATGATACACCAATTCATCCGGGATACTGA
- a CDS encoding GNAT family N-acetyltransferase, with product MIKLEYFTEDDFDLLISWITSPELTMQWSGPAFTYPLTRGQLSTYIKSANQDGADTYAFKAVDTNSGQIVGHISIGRIDYGHMTGRIGKVMVTEQARGKKVAGRMLEQILEFAFLNLGLNRVSLGVFDFNTPAIKAYEKAGFTNEGLIREVRKVKDEFWSYYEMSILKREWDGKIN from the coding sequence ATGATAAAACTGGAATATTTCACTGAAGACGATTTTGATTTGTTGATCAGCTGGATAACCTCTCCAGAATTGACGATGCAATGGAGTGGTCCAGCTTTCACTTACCCACTGACCCGCGGACAGTTGTCAACATATATCAAGTCTGCCAACCAGGATGGGGCTGATACGTATGCTTTTAAGGCCGTCGACACCAACAGCGGCCAGATAGTGGGGCATATCTCAATCGGCCGGATTGATTACGGCCATATGACAGGCAGAATCGGAAAAGTGATGGTAACCGAACAGGCCAGAGGAAAGAAGGTTGCCGGAAGGATGTTGGAACAAATTTTAGAGTTTGCATTTCTAAATCTTGGTTTGAACAGGGTAAGTCTTGGTGTGTTTGACTTCAATACTCCTGCTATCAAGGCATATGAGAAAGCGGGATTCACAAACGAGGGATTGATCAGAGAAGTCCGGAAAGTTAAGGACGAATTTTGGAGCTATTATGAAATGAGTATACTCAAGAGGGAATGGGATGGAAAAATAAATTAA
- a CDS encoding manganese catalase family protein: MFYHVSELQYRSKPDCPDPVYAKKLQEVLGGQFGEISVALQYLFQGWNTRGDGKYRDLLMDTGTEELAHIEMLATMIARLLDGAPDVELDEAVQNPVVAAILGGTNPQHAIVSGLGAMPADSVGNRWTADYIIASGNLLADFRANLNAESQGRLQVCRLYEMTDDRGVKDMLSWLIARDTMHQNQWLAAIRELESKENIVVPSTFPRNLEKQEVAYTLFNLSNGNASAEGRWAHGPSMDGCGMFNYVEHPVPFGKKPKLPPAPPYIYDTPLFAMRNSDDYPDPNMK; the protein is encoded by the coding sequence TTGTTCTATCACGTAAGCGAACTGCAGTACCGTTCTAAGCCTGACTGTCCGGATCCCGTTTATGCGAAAAAACTGCAAGAAGTTTTAGGTGGGCAGTTTGGTGAAATTTCCGTGGCTTTGCAATATTTATTCCAAGGTTGGAACACCAGGGGAGACGGTAAGTACCGGGATCTATTAATGGATACCGGTACCGAGGAACTGGCACATATTGAAATGTTGGCCACCATGATAGCTAGACTTCTGGATGGGGCTCCTGATGTGGAACTGGATGAAGCTGTTCAGAATCCAGTTGTTGCTGCCATACTTGGAGGAACAAACCCGCAGCATGCAATCGTATCGGGTCTTGGAGCAATGCCTGCAGACAGTGTAGGTAATCGCTGGACGGCAGATTATATCATTGCCAGCGGCAATCTGCTGGCCGATTTTCGCGCCAATTTAAACGCAGAATCCCAAGGGAGACTTCAAGTTTGCCGTTTATATGAAATGACGGATGACCGAGGGGTGAAAGACATGCTATCCTGGTTGATTGCAAGGGATACTATGCATCAAAATCAATGGCTTGCTGCCATAAGAGAGCTGGAGTCGAAAGAAAATATCGTTGTGCCTAGTACGTTCCCTCGTAATCTTGAAAAGCAGGAAGTAGCTTATACCCTGTTTAATCTCTCTAACGGAAACGCCAGCGCTGAAGGACGATGGGCGCATGGACCTAGCATGGACGGGTGCGGTATGTTCAATTACGTAGAACACCCAGTACCTTTTGGTAAAAAACCAAAACTTCCACCAGCACCGCCATATATTTACGATACGCCATTGTTCGCCATGCGCAATTCAGATGATTACCCGGATCCAAACATGAAATAA
- a CDS encoding AAA family ATPase, which produces MVSSLQAKITTAKQEIGKTIIGKELAVELLFTAVLAEGHILLESVPGSGKTKLAKSFATIISGDFQRIQFTPDVLPSDVTGIQFYNPKTQEFELRTGPVYSNILLADEINRATPKTQSSLLEAMEEKQVTVDGETVALPVPFLVIATQNPVESNHGTFQLPEAQLDRFLFKIDMGYPSLEEERTILDTYREAEPFSELQKVIELEELVAWRKQVRQVTVSQPVRDYLLKLVRGTREHHEIELGISTRGALALMKAGQAYALIKGKDYVSPADIKLLTPYLFEHRLILNMEGSIRKTPAQVLEEIISQIDVPVEAGEPVS; this is translated from the coding sequence ATGGTGTCATCATTACAAGCAAAAATTACTACAGCAAAACAGGAAATCGGAAAGACTATTATCGGAAAAGAACTGGCAGTAGAACTGCTGTTCACCGCTGTGTTGGCAGAAGGGCATATCTTGCTCGAGAGCGTTCCCGGTTCTGGGAAAACAAAGCTTGCCAAAAGCTTTGCGACCATCATCTCCGGAGACTTTCAAAGGATTCAGTTTACGCCGGATGTACTGCCAAGCGATGTAACAGGAATCCAATTTTATAATCCGAAGACGCAGGAATTTGAACTGCGGACTGGTCCAGTATACTCGAACATTTTACTCGCTGATGAAATCAACCGTGCTACACCGAAAACACAGTCAAGTCTGCTGGAGGCAATGGAAGAAAAGCAGGTGACGGTGGACGGGGAAACAGTAGCGCTTCCAGTCCCGTTTTTGGTGATTGCCACTCAGAATCCGGTGGAAAGCAACCACGGTACCTTCCAATTACCAGAAGCGCAGTTAGATCGTTTTTTATTTAAAATCGACATGGGCTACCCATCTTTAGAGGAAGAGCGGACAATCCTCGATACATACAGGGAAGCTGAACCCTTTTCTGAGCTGCAAAAGGTTATAGAGCTTGAAGAATTGGTGGCTTGGCGGAAGCAAGTAAGACAAGTAACAGTCTCGCAGCCTGTGCGGGATTACCTGCTCAAGCTGGTAAGAGGCACCCGTGAGCATCATGAGATCGAGTTGGGCATCAGTACCCGGGGAGCTCTGGCATTGATGAAAGCAGGACAGGCTTATGCATTGATCAAGGGAAAAGACTATGTAAGCCCGGCGGATATTAAATTACTCACCCCTTATCTGTTTGAACACCGACTGATCTTGAACATGGAAGGCTCTATTCGTAAAACACCAGCTCAAGTATTGGAGGAAATAATCAGCCAAATAGACGTCCCAGTGGAAGCAGGAGAGCCTGTATCATGA
- a CDS encoding DUF58 domain-containing protein produces MKLEKRIGDQLNYGYELMVFLVSVIFVFSIIFNRPMLFGLVAIVTAYLFINRLYEKNIGNRLVIDNPAKSIRLFPGEESAISFSFSNQSRLPIVNGRLYFAIGEVIEGKEDNDEKSATHKFGIPFSMARKGKTNVTFPFTAKQRGTARIHNIHYLFPHLTGFDTIRLTFNGFYRTELIVYPEPLPVQGVQSVFVQAPGNQRAVISPFEDTMDAAGARDYVSSDSFSRIHWKATARTTRLQTKVYERSLDFTWVMVINLGETSRLGNRYFSASMEKILSQVTYFCYVAVQKGYPFEIYINLQRPGRKRFFSIETGSGKTHLKEALEMLARVDKNYKLETSGTLLQFVDNHMYKQKSVVFFGEMDDATKHYANKWSKQGIPVFYVEESKETGAMKGWGAYR; encoded by the coding sequence ATGAAGTTGGAAAAAAGAATCGGCGATCAGTTGAACTATGGTTATGAATTAATGGTGTTCCTGGTCAGCGTTATTTTTGTCTTCAGCATTATTTTTAATCGTCCCATGTTATTCGGACTAGTAGCAATTGTTACCGCATATTTATTTATCAACAGGCTGTATGAAAAGAACATTGGAAACCGTTTGGTGATCGATAACCCAGCGAAAAGCATTCGGTTATTTCCAGGAGAAGAGAGTGCTATTTCTTTTTCATTCAGCAATCAATCCCGCTTACCGATAGTGAATGGCAGACTGTATTTCGCAATCGGAGAAGTGATAGAAGGGAAAGAGGACAACGACGAAAAGAGCGCCACCCATAAATTCGGGATTCCTTTTTCTATGGCTAGAAAAGGAAAAACGAATGTCACCTTCCCTTTCACGGCAAAACAACGAGGAACAGCAAGAATACATAATATCCATTACTTATTTCCCCACCTTACGGGATTTGATACCATCCGTTTGACTTTCAACGGCTTCTATCGTACGGAGTTGATTGTCTACCCAGAACCGTTGCCGGTTCAAGGAGTTCAAAGTGTATTTGTACAAGCACCGGGGAATCAACGTGCGGTCATTTCCCCTTTTGAAGATACGATGGATGCAGCTGGAGCACGGGACTATGTTAGTTCTGACTCTTTTTCCCGCATACATTGGAAAGCGACTGCGCGAACGACGAGGCTTCAGACCAAAGTCTATGAACGTAGTCTGGATTTCACCTGGGTAATGGTCATTAATCTGGGAGAAACAAGCAGGCTTGGCAACCGGTATTTTTCTGCCTCTATGGAGAAAATACTTTCCCAGGTGACCTATTTTTGCTATGTTGCTGTGCAAAAAGGATATCCTTTTGAAATCTATATCAATTTACAACGACCAGGCAGAAAACGATTCTTCTCGATAGAAACTGGAAGTGGAAAAACACATCTAAAAGAAGCACTGGAGATGCTGGCAAGAGTGGATAAAAACTATAAGCTGGAAACTTCTGGCACATTGCTTCAGTTTGTGGATAACCATATGTATAAACAAAAATCTGTCGTATTTTTCGGAGAAATGGATGATGCAACCAAACACTATGCCAACAAGTGGAGTAAACAAGGGATTCCGGTGTTTTATGTGGAAGAATCGAAAGAAACAGGAGCGATGAAAGGTTGGGGGGCATACCGATGA
- a CDS encoding GNAT family N-acetyltransferase: MNLIGGLPVSIDALSEDCAREISSWQYEKPYDLYSHDGSPALIKELLNGSYYGATVNESLIGYFCFGESAQVPAGKKEGFYDGTALDIGLGLRPNLTGKGLGTSFLTRGMEFGIKTFQPRIVRLTVAAFNQRAVTVYQRVGFTIQGAFMNNNIEFIVMTCPLEGMDETNEK, from the coding sequence ATGAACTTGATCGGAGGATTACCAGTATCTATCGATGCATTAAGCGAGGATTGTGCACGGGAGATTTCATCCTGGCAATATGAAAAACCTTATGACTTATACAGTCATGACGGAAGTCCTGCATTAATCAAAGAACTATTAAACGGATCTTACTATGGAGCTACGGTAAATGAATCGTTAATAGGATATTTCTGTTTTGGGGAAAGTGCCCAGGTCCCTGCAGGAAAAAAAGAAGGGTTCTATGACGGAACCGCTCTTGATATCGGACTTGGTCTCCGACCTAATTTAACCGGAAAAGGATTAGGCACCAGTTTCCTGACCAGAGGCATGGAATTCGGCATTAAAACCTTTCAACCCCGTATAGTGCGTTTAACTGTCGCGGCCTTCAATCAGCGGGCTGTAACTGTATACCAACGTGTGGGTTTCACCATACAAGGCGCATTTATGAACAATAATATTGAATTTATTGTGATGACATGCCCGTTGGAGGGGATGGACGAAACAAACGAAAAATAG
- a CDS encoding phage holin: protein MDKGTWVRTVVLALALVNQVLVMFSKSPLPIDNEMAEQITASIFTVVTSVYAWFKNNYVTKKGKQQRDILRQNGLSK, encoded by the coding sequence ATGGACAAAGGGACATGGGTCAGAACCGTTGTGTTGGCTTTGGCTCTCGTAAACCAAGTGCTTGTCATGTTCTCCAAGTCTCCACTTCCAATCGACAATGAAATGGCGGAGCAAATAACAGCCAGTATTTTCACCGTCGTTACTTCTGTCTATGCATGGTTTAAGAACAACTATGTTACGAAGAAAGGAAAGCAGCAGCGAGATATTCTAAGACAAAACGGGTTATCAAAATAA
- a CDS encoding N-acetylmuramoyl-L-alanine amidase family protein — translation MAPILIIDPGHGGNDPGGGSNQYWREKDLNLQISLYQFQRYQELGVPVAITRTKDQTLTPEERTRLVIDSGADYCHSNHINAGGGDGAEVIHSIYSDGKMAKAIGEELRKAGQNLRNIYTRTLPGNSNQDYYFMIRDTGQVETNIIEYGFADSSGDDIQQLKENWRTLAEAVVKAFCQFAGYQYQSPSGSSSKNVGSKPVNVSPTKQSSNGSSAGQTLYLPADANSWRVYPLGISPVKGNEKGFLRPAKFGGLEYRIEGTTQANVYIIETADFGKVQIYAHPNTGAKIVQGNKSGTNQPAYAGHRVESKVNNLRFYNRPSWSDAHVVNTIDKGIGFPEILDKVKVGRSYQYKVKNSKGSIYYLTANPSYVRVI, via the coding sequence GTGGCACCTATTTTAATCATTGATCCCGGCCATGGGGGAAACGATCCAGGCGGCGGTTCCAATCAATATTGGAGGGAAAAAGACCTGAACCTGCAAATATCGCTATATCAGTTTCAACGATACCAAGAGCTGGGTGTTCCAGTTGCTATCACTCGAACAAAAGATCAAACCCTTACTCCAGAAGAACGGACACGTCTGGTTATAGACAGTGGAGCCGACTATTGTCATTCCAACCATATAAACGCAGGGGGCGGGGATGGAGCAGAAGTCATCCACTCCATATACAGCGATGGCAAAATGGCGAAAGCGATTGGAGAAGAATTACGGAAGGCCGGACAAAATCTCCGGAATATTTATACGAGAACACTGCCCGGTAACAGTAACCAAGATTACTATTTTATGATCAGGGATACAGGCCAAGTTGAAACGAATATTATTGAATATGGTTTTGCCGATTCAAGTGGCGATGATATACAGCAGCTAAAAGAAAATTGGAGAACATTAGCAGAGGCGGTTGTAAAGGCATTTTGTCAATTTGCAGGATATCAGTATCAATCGCCTTCTGGCTCAAGTAGTAAGAACGTTGGGAGCAAACCGGTCAATGTTTCTCCTACAAAACAATCATCGAACGGCAGCTCTGCCGGTCAGACACTGTATCTTCCGGCTGATGCGAACTCATGGCGTGTTTATCCTTTAGGTATTTCTCCGGTGAAAGGCAACGAAAAAGGGTTTCTTAGACCAGCAAAATTTGGTGGATTAGAATATAGGATTGAAGGAACAACCCAGGCAAATGTTTACATCATCGAGACAGCAGATTTTGGCAAGGTTCAGATATATGCACATCCAAATACAGGCGCAAAAATTGTCCAGGGAAACAAAAGCGGTACCAATCAACCTGCCTATGCAGGCCACAGGGTGGAAAGTAAAGTGAATAACTTGCGTTTTTACAACCGCCCTTCTTGGAGTGACGCCCATGTGGTCAATACGATTGATAAAGGTATCGGGTTTCCGGAAATCCTCGATAAAGTGAAAGTTGGCAGAAGTTATCAATATAAAGTCAAAAATTCCAAAGGATCGATTTATTATCTTACAGCCAATCCCTCATATGTTCGCGTCATCTGA
- a CDS encoding M3 family oligoendopeptidase, whose amino-acid sequence MNSRYNPRWDLESIFSGGSESVELENYIAVLETDLDQLSQQVKGFPLPKQPEDVAYLESMISLLEKVSKQLGEVSAFVSCLTAEDVHDYKAKLLVGKRSELSAAYSANLTILDRKFVQIDSDVWNGLLQQPTLAPFSFILDERRQNAMDKLPVEQEILLNDLAVDGYHAWGEMYDAIVAKMGIDWEQDGKKERLSIGQAANLLSSPDRSERKSAFDKLEKAWLEQTDLFSETINHLAGFRLQTYKHRHWENVLKEPVQYNRMSEKTLNAMWEAISSHKTPFVSYLRRKAELLGLEKLSWFDLDAPVGENNKTIDYDEAARIIIEQFNRFSTGMAEFAQMAFDQRWIEAENRPGKRPGGFCTSFPDSRETRIFMTYSGTPSNVATLAHELGHGYHQFVMNDIEILNQDYAMNVAETASTFAEMVVADAAVKNAETKEEKISLLDDKIQRSVAFFMNIHARFLFETKFYDERKKGLVSAERLNQLMKQAQKDAYCNALYGYDPTLWASKLHFHITDVPFYNFPYTFGYLFSLGIYADALESGRGFEDKYVALLRDTGRMSVEELAKKHLNVHLDRMEFWEKAIQLCKDDVEEFLKLTER is encoded by the coding sequence ATGAATAGCAGATATAATCCGCGTTGGGACCTGGAATCTATTTTTTCCGGTGGAAGTGAATCGGTCGAGCTTGAAAATTACATAGCCGTTTTGGAAACGGATTTGGATCAACTTTCCCAGCAAGTGAAAGGGTTTCCGCTGCCGAAACAGCCTGAGGATGTCGCTTATCTGGAGAGTATGATCAGTTTACTAGAGAAAGTATCCAAGCAACTAGGTGAGGTGTCAGCCTTTGTCAGTTGCTTGACGGCAGAGGATGTACATGACTACAAGGCAAAACTGCTTGTAGGAAAAAGAAGTGAGCTGAGTGCAGCATATTCTGCGAATTTGACGATTCTGGATCGTAAATTTGTACAGATTGATTCCGATGTTTGGAATGGTCTCCTTCAACAACCGACACTCGCTCCGTTCTCATTCATTCTTGACGAAAGACGGCAAAATGCGATGGACAAGCTGCCGGTCGAACAAGAAATACTGTTGAACGATTTGGCAGTGGACGGTTATCATGCCTGGGGAGAAATGTATGATGCAATTGTGGCAAAAATGGGGATAGATTGGGAACAAGATGGAAAGAAAGAGCGACTATCCATCGGACAGGCGGCTAACTTGTTAAGTAGTCCTGATCGAAGTGAGCGTAAGTCTGCATTTGATAAGTTGGAAAAAGCATGGCTGGAGCAAACAGATTTGTTCAGTGAGACGATTAATCATCTAGCCGGCTTTCGTCTGCAGACATACAAACATCGCCATTGGGAAAATGTTTTAAAAGAACCGGTCCAGTATAACCGGATGAGTGAGAAGACGCTTAATGCGATGTGGGAGGCAATATCTAGTCATAAAACGCCGTTTGTTTCTTATCTCAGGCGAAAAGCTGAGTTGCTTGGCTTGGAAAAACTGAGCTGGTTTGATCTCGATGCTCCTGTTGGGGAAAATAACAAGACCATCGATTACGATGAGGCTGCAAGAATTATTATCGAACAATTCAACCGTTTCAGTACCGGGATGGCAGAATTTGCCCAAATGGCTTTCGACCAACGCTGGATTGAAGCAGAAAATCGTCCTGGTAAACGTCCGGGAGGTTTTTGCACAAGTTTTCCAGATAGTCGGGAAACGCGAATCTTTATGACCTATTCAGGCACTCCCTCCAATGTAGCCACATTGGCACATGAACTCGGTCATGGATATCACCAGTTCGTGATGAACGATATTGAAATACTAAATCAGGATTATGCAATGAATGTGGCCGAAACAGCTTCTACTTTTGCTGAAATGGTTGTAGCCGATGCTGCTGTGAAAAATGCAGAAACCAAGGAAGAAAAAATTTCTTTACTGGATGATAAAATTCAACGTAGTGTGGCATTTTTCATGAACATCCATGCTCGTTTTCTGTTCGAAACAAAATTTTATGATGAACGTAAAAAAGGCCTTGTCTCTGCTGAACGCTTGAATCAATTGATGAAACAGGCACAAAAGGATGCGTACTGTAATGCGCTTTACGGTTATGATCCAACTTTATGGGCATCTAAACTTCATTTTCACATTACTGATGTACCTTTTTACAACTTCCCTTACACATTCGGTTATTTGTTTAGCCTTGGCATCTATGCGGATGCACTGGAATCTGGTCGAGGTTTTGAGGACAAATATGTTGCCCTTTTAAGAGATACTGGACGAATGAGTGTGGAGGAATTGGCTAAAAAACATCTGAATGTCCACCTGGACAGAATGGAGTTTTGGGAGAAAGCCATCCAATTGTGCAAGGACGATGTGGAAGAATTTTTAAAGCTGACAGAGCGATAA
- a CDS encoding cation:proton antiporter, which yields MLAHQIVLLLFLGYIVFSIDKKQKYFPVPMVLVLLGIALSFISYFDSLKITKEIIFNVFLPALLFTSAYQFSLDSLKKNKWIIATLTTVGLMATAGLLGVAIYFISGPFLQISLLGALLIAAILTPTDPVSVVSILKQSTGNEKIADIVEGESMVNDGTSIVVYSVLLTMYKSGESFSIVSFLSEFLLVSAGGVILGIIFGWLLSRAVHYTHHKQYQVMLSIIVAYGSFHIAEKIGISGVLATVTAGIMLSWEFGKTEKEDYFHDSLDGFWTIVEPSVLALIFLLIGIDAADYLAFPGWVLAFIIFVLSLVVRFLVLAGFTSAVPAWRKKFSAGDVGLITWSGIKGTMSVALLLGLEAGVDQDNVLVSLTFAAVLLSLVIQSVGVYPLTKEKEKE from the coding sequence ATGTTAGCGCATCAGATCGTTTTGCTATTATTCTTAGGCTATATCGTTTTTTCCATTGATAAAAAACAGAAGTATTTTCCGGTACCAATGGTGTTGGTGCTTTTAGGAATCGCGTTATCGTTTATATCCTATTTCGATTCTCTCAAAATTACCAAGGAGATTATTTTCAACGTTTTTTTACCAGCCTTGTTGTTCACTTCCGCATACCAGTTTTCACTTGATTCGTTAAAGAAAAATAAATGGATCATTGCTACGCTTACTACTGTGGGACTAATGGCGACTGCTGGACTTCTAGGTGTCGCCATTTATTTTATCAGTGGGCCTTTCCTTCAAATTTCCCTGTTAGGAGCGCTTTTGATTGCGGCAATCCTGACACCGACTGATCCGGTCTCGGTTGTTTCCATTTTGAAGCAATCAACGGGAAATGAAAAAATAGCCGATATTGTAGAAGGTGAATCGATGGTGAACGATGGAACAAGCATCGTTGTCTATTCGGTACTTTTGACTATGTATAAAAGTGGAGAATCTTTCTCAATTGTTTCCTTCTTAAGCGAATTTTTACTCGTATCTGCAGGCGGGGTCATCCTCGGGATTATTTTTGGCTGGCTTCTCAGCAGGGCTGTGCACTATACACACCATAAACAGTACCAGGTTATGCTCAGCATCATCGTCGCATACGGAAGCTTCCATATCGCGGAAAAAATTGGTATTTCTGGTGTCTTGGCAACTGTCACTGCTGGGATCATGCTTTCTTGGGAATTCGGTAAAACGGAAAAAGAAGATTATTTCCATGACTCACTTGATGGGTTCTGGACCATTGTTGAGCCGTCTGTGTTAGCCCTCATTTTCCTGCTTATCGGCATAGATGCTGCAGATTACCTTGCATTTCCCGGCTGGGTCCTTGCTTTTATCATTTTTGTTTTATCGCTTGTTGTCCGTTTCCTTGTATTGGCTGGTTTTACGAGCGCGGTACCTGCCTGGAGGAAAAAATTCAGTGCAGGTGACGTTGGCCTGATTACCTGGTCCGGCATAAAAGGAACGATGTCGGTCGCATTATTGTTGGGATTAGAAGCGGGTGTAGATCAGGATAATGTTCTAGTGTCTTTGACTTTCGCAGCCGTCTTATTGTCATTAGTCATTCAAAGTGTCGGTGTCTATCCATTGACGAAAGAAAAAGAAAAAGAATAA
- a CDS encoding universal stress protein: MQKIYLVPVDGSEQCLSAVDHAVEAALESGYGIRLLNVQPKVHTQYAQSKVGTKTLENYKKETSDRILNQAEERIKDQVEVVCKTRWGIPAVEICEEAKGKAIKGIILAPRTAKKKLGSVTYKVLQKSTVPVTVIPV, translated from the coding sequence ATGCAGAAAATTTATTTGGTGCCAGTCGATGGCAGTGAACAATGTTTATCGGCAGTTGATCATGCTGTAGAAGCGGCGCTTGAAAGTGGTTATGGAATCCGATTGTTGAACGTCCAGCCGAAAGTCCATACACAGTATGCGCAATCAAAAGTCGGAACAAAGACGTTGGAAAACTATAAAAAGGAAACATCCGACAGAATCCTGAATCAAGCAGAAGAGAGAATAAAGGATCAGGTAGAGGTTGTTTGTAAAACACGCTGGGGAATCCCCGCAGTGGAAATATGTGAAGAGGCAAAAGGGAAAGCGATAAAAGGAATTATTCTAGCACCGCGAACAGCAAAGAAAAAGCTTGGAAGCGTCACTTATAAAGTCTTGCAAAAGTCGACTGTCCCAGTAACTGTCATTCCAGTTTAA